The proteins below are encoded in one region of Chrysemys picta bellii isolate R12L10 chromosome 4, ASM1138683v2, whole genome shotgun sequence:
- the NKX2-8 gene encoding homeobox protein Nkx-2.8, whose product MATAGRISFTVRSILDLPEQDANNSKPDSDRHPSGKYASSPYGEWIEGDRNHYLSSDESGPETSLPDSTQRSHPPHGPEAEKKKKRRVLFSKAQTLELERRFRQQRYLSAPEREQLAHLLSLTPTQVKIWFQNHRYKMKRAKTEGSCSTELSQPPLLRRVVVPVLVRDGKPCQSCTTSPGAAAAQDKLGCHTQTAFTIQGYQAFQPSSAAALSLFPAYQRLAHPAIVSWNW is encoded by the exons ATGGCCACAGCTGGCAGGATCAGTTTTACGGTGAGGAGCATTTTGGATTTACCGGAGCAGGATGCTAACAACAGCAAGCCGGACTCGGATCGCCACCCGTCGGGGAAGTACGCCAGCTCGCCGTACGGGGAATGGATCGAAGGCGACAGAAACCATTATCTGT CTTCGGATGAGAGCGGTCCAGAAACGAGTTTACCCGATTCCACCCAAAGATCGCACCCGCCCCACGGCCCGGAAGccgagaaaaagaaaaagaggcgAGTGCTCTTCTCCAAGGCACAGAccctggagctggagaggcgGTTCCGGCAGCAGAGGTACCTCTCGGCCCCGGAACGGGAGCAGTTGGCCCATTTGCTCAGCCTGACCCCCACGCAAGTAAAGATCTGGTTCCAGAACCACAGGTACAAAATGAAAAGGGCTAAAACGGAGGGGTCCTGCAGCACCGAACTcagccagccccctctgctccggAGAGTCGTGGTGCCAGTGCTGGTCAGGGATGGCAAACCGTGCCAGAGCTGTACCACCAGCCCGGGAGCGGCAGCGGCGCAGGACAAGCTGGGCTGCCACACACAAACTGCTTTCACAATCCAAGGATACCAAGCCTTCCAGCCCAGCTCCGCCGctgccctgagcctcttcccTGCCTACCAGCGCTTAGCACACCCTGCAATAGTCTCCTGGAATTGGTGA